From Montipora foliosa isolate CH-2021 chromosome 6, ASM3666993v2, whole genome shotgun sequence, a single genomic window includes:
- the LOC138007188 gene encoding uncharacterized protein: MRLSTVTLFLSFPILLMALSIVARRRGGGRSGGSRFRSSSRRSSSGSKSSKPTITKYTPIKATTVRSPVIRSQTKVGSKRDTFKKTVVGHLLYHYTLSKAPVYRSGYPMYRCYVTVPEKRAVRIISEEQRLLNSRGRPCADSIYTYSLKDDIDQHLISMTTSVTYKKTGETKTYHHDTVSLKDILEQDFEVKTLSQYNITIVPRTSCSQVEEMIEGTMITLYETNPNKASSRYTNVAPTVLLATVIALFGVLDEPRV, from the coding sequence ATGCGGCTGTCTACAGttactctttttctttccttcccAATTTTGCTGATGGCGCTATCCATCGTTGCCAGACGCAGAGGTGGCGGTCGCTCGGGTGGGTCACGCTTCAGATCTAGTTCACGTCGCTCTTCCTCCGGTTCCAAAAGTTCCAAACCCACAATCACAAAGTATACACCGATCAAAGCCACTACTGTTCGTTCTCCTGTAATCCGTAGCCAAACCAAAGTTGGTTCCAAAAGAGACACGTTCAAAAAGACTGTGGTTGGCCACTTGCTGTACCACTATACTTTGAGTAAAGCTCCCGTGTATAGAAGCGGCTATCCAATGTACCGCTGCTACGTTACCGTCCCGGAGAAACGAGCTGTCAGGATCATCTCCGAAGAACAGAGGTTATTAAATTCTAGGGGAAGGCCATGTGCCGATTCCATATATACGTACTCGCTTAAAGATGATATCGATCAACATCTCATTTCCATGACTACAAGCGTCACTTATAAAAAGACCGGAGAGACGAAGACTTATCACCATGACACGGTTTCTCTCAAAGACATTTTGGAACAAGATTTTGAAGTGAAGACTCTTTCTCAATACAACATCACAATTGTGCCACGAACGTCGTGTAGTCAAGTTGAGGAGATGATCGAAGGCACCATGATTACTTTGTACGAAACAAACCCCAACAAGGCAAGCTCTCGTTACACGAATGTCGCCCCTACCGTCTTGCTTGCAACGGTGATTGCACTGTTCGGGGTTTTGGATGAGCCCCGTGTTTGA
- the LOC138007189 gene encoding uncharacterized protein → MRLSTVTLFLSFAILLMALSIVARGRGGGRSGGSRFRSSSRRSSSGSKSSKPTITKYTPIKATTVRSPVIRSQTKVGSKRDTFKKAVTGYLLYHYTLSNARVYRSGYPMYRCYVTVPEKRAVRIISEEQRLLDSRGRPCVGPFFSQTFSLEDDIDQHLISMTTNVTYKKTGETKTYHNDTVSLKDILEQDFEVKTLSRYNITIVPRTSCSQVEETIEGTMITLYETNPNKASSRYTNVAPTVLLATVIALWMSPVFELFQIKFALDVSE, encoded by the coding sequence ATGCGGCTGTCTACAGttactctttttctttccttcgcAATTTTGCTGATGGCGCTTTCCATCGTTGCCAGAGGCAGAGGTGGCGGTCGCTCGGGTGGGTCACGCTTCAGATCTAGTTCACGTCGCTCTTCCTCCGGTTCCAAAAGTTCCAAACCCACAATCACAAAGTATACACCGATCAAAGCCACTACTGTTCGTTCTCCTGTAATCCGCAGCCAAACCAAAGTTGGTTCCAAAAGAGACACGTTCAAAAAGGCTGTGACTGGCTACTTGCTGTACCACTATACTTTGAGTAATGCTCGCGTGTATAGAAGCGGCTATCCAATGTACCGCTGCTACGTTACCGTCCCGGAGAAACGAGCCGTCAGGATCATCTCCGAAGAACAGAGGTTATTAGATTCTAGGGGAAGGCCATGTGTCGGACCATTTTTTTCGCAGACGTTCTCGCTTGAAGACGATATCGATCAACATCTCATTTCGATGACTACAAACGTCACTTATAAAAAGACCGGAGAGACGAAGACTTATCACAATGACACGGTTTCTCTCAAAGACATTTTGGAACAAGATTTTGAAGTGAAGACTCTTTCTCGATACAACATCACAATTGTGCCACGAACGTCGTGTAGTCAAGTTGAGGAGACGATCGAAGGCACCATGATTACTTTGTACGAAACAAACCCCAACAAGGCAAGCTCTCGTTACACGAATGTCGCCCCTACCGTCTTGCTTGCAACGGTGATTGCACTGTGGATGAGCCCCGTGTTTGAGCTGTTCCAGATCAAGTTTGCCTTAGATGTATCTGAGTGA